A stretch of Cicer arietinum cultivar CDC Frontier isolate Library 1 chromosome 5, Cicar.CDCFrontier_v2.0, whole genome shotgun sequence DNA encodes these proteins:
- the LOC101514920 gene encoding uncharacterized protein has translation MMNKGREGKAIVPSTDLLVCFPSRAHLHLRPKPICSPIRPSESNKHHHNNHHQRKRSISRIGGGSSGGQTSSPMLWTKNKSMGSENSEPTSPKVTCAGQIKVRHKNSACRSWQSVMEEIEKIHNDKKQKKRLNWAESLGFKKEIMQFFTCLRAIRFDLRCFGSFSGTDIATEDEEEDGEDEDEDKDEDKDEVYYENNHGDVEESDHNEEEASRTVFSKWFMVLQEEQKNEVHKEEEEKKENGDEGEEISAPPPNALLLMRCRSAPAKSWLEKSKEEEEEGVNSNDEKEKNSQKEKEKEVKRNVKKGQSLKSLMEEENRNKKENLVVMRYNNSGYYGISTDIATETWIVGGLTDPMSRSRSWKR, from the coding sequence ATGATGAATAAGGGAAGAGAAGGCAAAGCAATAGTACCTTCAACAGATTTATTAGTATGTTTCCCATCTAGAGCTCATCTACATCTAAGGCCCAAGCCCATTTGCAGCCCAATTAGGCCTTCTGAGTCTAACAAACACCACCACAACAACCATCACCAGCGCAAGAGATCAATCTCTAGAATTGGTGGTGGTAGCAGTGGTGGTCAAACTAGTAGTCCTATGTTATGGACTAAAAACAAGTCAATGGGTTCCGAGAATTCGGAACCAACCTCTCCGAAAGTTACCTGTGCCGGACAGATCAAAGTGAGACATAAAAACTCTGCTTGTCGGAGCTGGCAATCGGTGATGGAAGAGATAGAGAAAATTCATAACGACAAGAAGCAAAAGAAGCGTCTCAATTGGGCGGAATCTCTTGGTTTCAAGAAGGAGATCATGCAATTCTTCACTTGTTTACGGGCCATACGCTTCGACCTTCGTTGCTTTGGTTCCTTTTCTGGAACCGATATTGCAACAGAAGACGAAGAAGAAGAtggtgaagatgaagatgaagataaaGATGAAGATAAAGATGAAgtatattatgaaaataatcaCGGCGATGTAGAAGAGAGCGATCACAATGAAGAAGAAGCATCGAGAACCGTGTTCTCGAAATGGTTCATGGTGTTACAAGAGGAACAAAAGAACGAAGttcacaaagaagaagaagagaagaagGAAAATGGTGATGAGGGAGAAGAAATATCGGCGCCTCCTCCGAATGCATTATTGCTCATGCGTTGTAGGTCTGCTCCGGCGAAAAGTTGGTTGGAAAAAagtaaagaagaagaagaagaaggtgtTAATAGTAAtgatgaaaaagaaaagaattcacaaaaagagaaagaaaaagaagtgaAGAGAAATGTAAAGAAAGGACAAAGTTTAAAGTCATTGATGGAGGAAGAGAATAGAAATAAGAAAGAGAATTTGGTAGTGATGAGATACAATAACTCTGGTTATTATGGTATTTCAACTGATATTGCTACAGAGACATGGATTGTTGGTGGTTTAACAGATCCAATGTCAAGGAGTCGAAGTTGGAAAAGATGa